A genomic stretch from Gopherus flavomarginatus isolate rGopFla2 chromosome 3, rGopFla2.mat.asm, whole genome shotgun sequence includes:
- the SMIM18 gene encoding small integral membrane protein 18 — protein sequence MATFNNSHWNETTSLFQYLGFQVQKIYPFHDNWNTACFIILVIFIFTVVSLVALAFLYELLDCCCCVKNKTMKDLENESNPVRTMMGSFRKRETEVV from the coding sequence ATGGCAACCTTCAACAACAGTCACTGGAACGAGACTACGTCCCTTTTCCAATACCTTGGTTTTCAAGTGCAAAAGATTTACCCTTTCCATGATAACTGGAACACTGCCTGTTTTATTATTCTGGTTATATTTATCTTTACTGTCGTTTCTCTGGTGGCGTTGGCTTTCCTTTACGAGTTGCTTGACTGTTGCTGCTGtgtgaaaaataaaaccatgAAAGACCTAGAGAATGAATCCAACCCAGTTAGAACCATGATGGGCAGCTttagaaagagagaaacagaagTGGTGTAA